The Candidatus Methylomirabilota bacterium genome includes a window with the following:
- a CDS encoding alpha-hydroxy acid oxidase, whose product MTPQEEFPRPFATLSEIRRAARARLSREAWNFGDGGSESEATLRRNRRHLDRLAIAQNVLVDVREIDLRTSLLGVPLSSPVGVAPMGGLVLFHPEGDVQMARGAGKADTLQWLSGATGWPVEDVAKAGGAPQMFQLYHHGDRGWVSELLQRVEASGYKAVALTVDTQHYSRRERDILARWSPRKAMEIAPNPRGPFHDYQMRLTWSDVEWLMKTTKLPVGLKGIMTVADARRAVEIGVRLIWVSNHGGRQLDHTQSSIEALPPIVEAVGGRAEIVVDGGFSRGTDVLKGLARGAKVVMIGRTALWGLAADGAEGVARVFEILRDQMHVAMGLCGRTRIADLKPDLVFRAD is encoded by the coding sequence ATGACGCCACAAGAGGAATTCCCACGTCCATTCGCGACACTGTCCGAGATCCGGCGGGCCGCGCGGGCTCGGCTCTCCCGTGAGGCCTGGAACTTCGGCGACGGCGGCAGCGAGTCGGAGGCGACGCTGCGGCGCAACCGCCGCCACCTCGACCGTCTGGCGATCGCGCAGAACGTCCTGGTCGACGTGCGCGAGATCGATCTGCGCACGAGTCTGCTCGGCGTGCCCCTTTCCTCGCCGGTGGGCGTGGCGCCCATGGGCGGTCTCGTCCTCTTCCACCCCGAGGGCGACGTGCAGATGGCCCGTGGGGCCGGCAAGGCCGACACGCTCCAGTGGCTTTCCGGCGCCACGGGGTGGCCAGTGGAGGACGTCGCCAAAGCGGGCGGGGCGCCGCAGATGTTCCAGCTCTACCACCACGGCGATCGCGGCTGGGTGAGCGAGCTGCTCCAGCGAGTCGAGGCGTCCGGCTACAAGGCCGTCGCCCTCACGGTCGACACCCAGCACTACAGCCGGCGGGAGCGCGACATCCTCGCGCGCTGGAGCCCGCGCAAGGCCATGGAGATCGCGCCCAACCCCCGCGGCCCGTTTCACGACTACCAGATGCGCCTGACCTGGTCCGACGTGGAATGGCTCATGAAGACGACGAAGCTGCCGGTCGGCCTCAAGGGCATCATGACGGTGGCCGACGCCCGGCGCGCGGTCGAGATCGGCGTACGCCTCATCTGGGTCTCCAACCACGGTGGGCGTCAGCTCGACCACACCCAGTCGTCCATCGAGGCGCTGCCACCGATCGTCGAGGCGGTAGGCGGTCGCGCCGAGATCGTCGTGGACGGCGGCTTCTCGCGGGGGACCGACGTGCTGAAGGGCTTGGCCCGCGGGGCCAAGGTCGTGATGATCGGACGGACCGCGCTCTGGGGATTGGCCGCCGACGGCGCCGAGGGCGTTGCGCGCGTCTTCGAGATCCTGCGCGATCAGATGCACGTCGCGATGGGGCTCTGCGGCCGGACCAGGATCGCGGACCTCAAGCCCGACCTGGTCTTCCGGGCCGATTAG